One window of Lytechinus variegatus isolate NC3 chromosome 2, Lvar_3.0, whole genome shotgun sequence genomic DNA carries:
- the LOC121409246 gene encoding transcription intermediary factor 1-alpha-like, whose protein sequence is MQDVDLHSLECSICLKTINEPKLLTCSHTFCKSCLEKLSDAQVNRSVLPCPICKKTTAVPKGEIGNLQTYQALQSVVDDLKNQRHPCTSCEKSPLAKVHCQECGKYMCDECQKIHKMWGTFSQHQVVDITDFCSGKLQLKKRATCKKHPTADASCFCIDCRMYICFCELLEHSRQTHEILKVEEHEGDVRENIEGLRARASMRKNTINKYAAYVEEQQQRLDSLLGLMNEQIDEAYENSVKRLTERKAILKNDVKHRINQLEVSLNDMLESSHQQIIHVDAATELVSHGLNNPLEKESLTAHDTLCEELSRILDRDNPDYKQPTIAAKLGEKIHFKRNEGNNELDLGRVQVADWAAKQVEFPMKNSVVAMSTLPDGTMALASNQGGVDIFDVEGRVVRSVLKNTKLRVMAALKNGSLVSRDKANNITIYNKSGELVKHHRFETSRYDVAGAGDLAVDNYDDIYVGYRNAKCIQIFNSEGGGCHHEIPCDGYEPSQVFPLKTKKQLLVQSHSNSVRLIDFHGNKMHEVTLFDNIYGYPAVSDSDDIVIAWVKHDEGLVSIDLYNSELKHDQTLIADYKIEKPEKRHWYSLQLFKGENNKKDYPPKCIAFCTPDRMYIFKEAMTAGDA, encoded by the coding sequence ATGCAGGACGTTGATCTGCATAGCTTGGAGTGCTCTATTTGCCTCAAGACTATCAATGAACCCAAGCTCCTGACCTGCTCTCATACCTTCTGCAAGTCATGTCTGGAGAAATTGTCTGACGCACAGGTGAACCGATCCGTTCTACCATGTCCCATCTGCAAGAAGACAACAGCCGTCCCCAAAGGAGAAATCGGTAATCTACAGACCTACCAGGCTCTTCAGTCTGTTGTTGATGACCTGAAGAATCAACGCCACCCTTGTACATCATGTGAGAAGTCACCTCTAGCTAAAGTCCACTGCCAGGAATGTGGCAAGTACATGTGCGACGAATGTCAGAAGATCCATAAGATGTGGGGTACCTTTTCCCAGCATCAGGTAGTGGATATTACCGATTTTTGCTCGGGCAAGTTACAGCTCAAGAAGAGAGCCACGTGTAAGAAGCACCCTACTGCTGATGCATCCTGCTTCTGTATTGATTGCCGTATGTACATCTGCTTTTGTGAGTTGCTCGAGCATTCCAGGCAGACCCATGAGATCTTGAAAGTCGAGGAGCACGAGGGGGATGTGAGAGAAAACATCGAAGGTTTGAGAGCCAGAGCTTCGATGAGGAAGAACACCATAAACAAATACGCTGCCTATGTGGAGGAGCAACAGCAACGTTTAGACAGCCTCTTGGGCCTGATGAATGAGCAGATCGACGAGGCATACGAGAATTCAGTGAAACGACTGACAGAGAGGAAGGCAATACTGAAGAACGACGTAAAACACCGAATCAATCAGCTGGAGGTGTCTTTGAATGACATGCTGGAATCAAGTCACCAACAAATTATCCATGTAGATGCTGCGACCGAGCTGGTTAGCCATGGCCTCAATAATCCTCTGGAAAAGGAATCTCTGACAGCTCATGACACACTCTGCGAGGAACTCTCAAGGATCCTTGATAGGGATAACCCTGACTACAAACAACCAACAATAGCTGCCAAACTAGGAGAGAAAATCCACTTCAAGAGAAATGAGGGTAACAATGAACTTGATCTTGGTCGAGTGCAGGTAGCTGATTGGGCAGCAAAGCAAGTTGAATTCCCAATGAAAAACAGCGTTGTTGCAATGTCTACCCTGCCTGATGGTACTATGGCTTTGGCTAGTAATCAAGGAGGTGTCGACATATTTGATGTTGAAGGGCGTGTCGTTAGATCTGTTCTAAAGAATACGAAGCTGCGAGTAATGGCAGCCCTCAAGAATGGTTCTTTAGTATCACGTGACAAGGCAAACAACATCACCATTTACAACAAGTCGGGTGAGCTAGTTAAACACCACCGCTTCGAAACCTCGCGGTACGACGTGGCTGGAGCAGGCGATCTAGCAGTAGACAACTACGATGATATCTACGTTGGTTACAGGAATGCCAAGTGCATCCAAATTTTCAACAGCGAAGGTGGCGGGTGTCACCATGAAATTCCATGTGATGGCTATGAGCCCAGTCAAGTTTTCCCTCTCAAGACCAAAAAGCAGTTGCTGGTGCAGAGCCACTCCAACTCTGTAAGGCTGATCGATTTCCACGGCAACAAGATGCACGAAGTCACTCTCTTCGATAACATCTACGGTTACCCTGCCGTGTCAGATAGTGACGACATCGTCATCGCCTGGGTGAAGCATGATGAAGGCTTAGTAAGCATCGACTTGTACAACAGCGAATTGAAGCATGACCAGACGCTCATTGCCGATTACAAGATAGAGAAGCCAGAAAAGCGCCACTGGTACTCCCTGCAGCTCTTCAAaggagaaaacaacaaaaaggACTATCCGCCAAAATGCATAGCCTTCTGTACTCCTGACCGGATGTACATCTTCAAAGAGGCCATGACGGCTGGAGATGCGTAG